From the Nocardiopsis changdeensis genome, one window contains:
- a CDS encoding STM4015 family protein: MPDLTEFAGLPVVEFPASGTDEERIIRARERGGDPHAPGSVAWRLRYDREACEEHLARFLSVVDTEQVGALVIGDWEAAAGGQYQIARLLTEHAHALPNLRALFFGDIDGSECELSWIDQPDLAPLVAAFPRLEELAVKGADGIDGELGLHIPSHASLRSLTLETGGLPGRVARQVASSGLPALEHLELWLGMSDYGCDTWPSDLESVLSGEVFPRLRYLGVRNAETLDGWLPALADAPVLKRLDVLDLSLGVLTDRGGQVLVDRATAFAGLRKLDLHHHYLSEEMEERVRAAFDGSGVEVDLSDRLEPEYHGDDDEPFYYTAASE, from the coding sequence ATGCCTGACTTGACCGAGTTCGCGGGTCTGCCCGTGGTCGAGTTCCCTGCCAGTGGCACGGACGAGGAGCGGATCATCCGTGCACGCGAACGGGGCGGGGATCCGCACGCTCCCGGCTCCGTGGCCTGGCGGCTGCGGTACGACAGAGAGGCGTGCGAGGAGCACCTCGCCCGTTTCCTGTCCGTGGTGGACACCGAACAGGTGGGTGCACTGGTCATCGGCGACTGGGAGGCCGCCGCCGGAGGCCAGTACCAGATCGCACGCCTGCTGACCGAGCACGCCCACGCGTTGCCGAACCTGCGTGCGCTCTTCTTCGGCGACATCGACGGCTCGGAGTGCGAGCTGTCTTGGATCGACCAGCCCGACCTGGCCCCGCTCGTGGCGGCCTTCCCCCGGCTGGAGGAGCTGGCTGTGAAGGGCGCCGACGGCATAGACGGCGAGCTCGGGCTGCACATCCCCTCGCACGCCTCGCTGCGTTCCCTGACGCTGGAGACCGGGGGCCTGCCGGGCCGGGTCGCGCGTCAGGTGGCGTCGTCGGGGCTGCCCGCGCTAGAGCACCTGGAGCTGTGGCTGGGGATGTCGGACTACGGCTGTGACACCTGGCCGTCGGACCTGGAGTCGGTGCTCTCGGGTGAGGTGTTTCCCCGACTGCGGTACCTGGGTGTGCGCAACGCCGAGACGCTGGACGGGTGGCTTCCGGCACTGGCCGACGCACCCGTGCTCAAGCGCCTGGATGTGCTCGACCTGTCGCTGGGCGTCCTCACGGACCGGGGCGGTCAGGTGCTCGTGGACCGGGCCACGGCCTTCGCTGGTCTGCGCAAGCTCGATCTGCACCACCACTACCTGAGTGAGGAGATGGAGGAGCGGGTGCGGGCCGCGTTCGACGGGTCCGGGGTGGAGGTCGACCTGTCCGACCGGCTGGAGCCCGAATACCACGGGGACGATGACGAGCCCTTCTACTACACCGCCGCGTCCGAGTAG
- a CDS encoding MBL fold metallo-hydrolase has protein sequence MHDDVDVSRLPEGVTPLGDDIFAIDTMLAGYPGIVSSYLIRSERPCIVEVGTAGSARVLHDAVTAMGLAPADLATIVVTHIHLDHAGGTGDMAALFPNAEIVVHERGARHLADPSRLMRSAAMVWGDRLDTLFGQMHPTEARRIRSVAETGEIDLGGGRRLVTHYAPGHAKHHMGLVDTLTGDLYVGDALGVYNQLTGDVRPATPPPDFDMQACLSTLRLFSDIDAQRLMFSHFGAVDTVAETIDRARSELHLWVETVRESHGSAGDLDHAIAMVRDKVVSRYKPLPPDASPESAAVLDILSGAEANVSGIVHWLDRLEQERAEAERKEREEQG, from the coding sequence GTGCACGACGACGTGGACGTGAGCCGCCTGCCCGAGGGGGTCACCCCCCTGGGCGACGACATCTTCGCCATCGACACGATGCTCGCCGGATATCCGGGCATCGTGTCCAGCTACCTCATCCGTTCCGAGCGTCCCTGCATCGTCGAGGTCGGCACCGCCGGTTCGGCCCGGGTCCTGCACGACGCCGTCACCGCCATGGGCCTGGCCCCCGCCGACCTGGCCACCATCGTCGTCACCCACATCCACCTCGACCACGCGGGCGGCACCGGCGACATGGCCGCCCTCTTCCCCAACGCCGAGATCGTCGTCCACGAGCGCGGCGCCCGCCACCTCGCCGACCCCAGCCGCCTCATGCGCAGCGCCGCCATGGTCTGGGGCGACCGCCTCGACACCCTGTTCGGGCAGATGCACCCCACCGAGGCGCGGCGCATCCGCTCCGTCGCCGAAACCGGCGAGATCGACCTGGGCGGCGGCCGCAGGCTCGTCACCCACTACGCCCCCGGGCACGCCAAGCACCACATGGGCCTGGTCGACACCCTCACCGGCGACCTGTACGTCGGCGACGCCCTAGGCGTCTACAACCAGCTCACCGGCGACGTCCGCCCGGCCACCCCGCCGCCGGACTTCGACATGCAGGCGTGCCTGAGCACCCTGCGGCTGTTCTCCGACATCGACGCCCAGCGCCTGATGTTCTCCCACTTCGGAGCGGTCGACACGGTCGCCGAGACCATCGACCGCGCCCGGTCCGAGCTGCACCTGTGGGTGGAGACGGTCCGCGAGTCGCACGGTTCGGCCGGCGACCTCGACCACGCCATCGCCATGGTGCGCGACAAGGTCGTCAGCCGGTACAAGCCGCTGCCCCCGGACGCCTCCCCGGAGTCCGCCGCCGTCCTGGACATCCTCAGCGGCGCCGAGGCCAACGTGTCGGGCATCGTGCACTGGCTCGACCGGCTCGAACAGGAACGCGCCGAGGCCGAGCGCAAGGAACGCGAAGAACAGGGCTGA
- a CDS encoding GNAT family N-acetyltransferase: protein MTLQIRPMETEDVPAVLPFLRAHHPYRVLTEKAVRWRMANPTPHSTDLPLVATDGDGGIVGFTRSLLTRPEGRDPHGLTFLTAVAERYRGGDLAARLLTASEESLVERGARTLRTEVAEEPVQAGGPVLHEVALDQGYAEEETHHILGLDLSLLPPAPEPPAGVELRTFREYADDPRPVYELDRLASEDEPGAVPSVGFMTFEDWVNGPWNHPLTDLDLSLVFLHEGTPAGITCYGSDRRSRMESSMTGTLREYRGRGLAGYAKHVALLRAREQGFTHAATGNHENNAPMLAINARLGYALLGKETGYVKPVA from the coding sequence ATGACGCTCCAGATCCGGCCGATGGAAACCGAGGACGTCCCCGCCGTCCTCCCGTTCCTGCGCGCCCACCACCCCTACCGTGTCCTCACGGAGAAGGCCGTGCGCTGGCGCATGGCGAACCCCACCCCCCATTCGACGGACCTCCCGCTCGTGGCGACCGACGGCGACGGCGGGATCGTGGGGTTCACCCGCTCCCTGCTCACCCGCCCGGAGGGCCGCGACCCGCACGGCCTGACCTTCCTCACCGCGGTCGCGGAGCGGTACCGCGGCGGCGACCTGGCCGCCCGCCTCCTCACCGCCTCCGAGGAGTCCCTGGTGGAACGGGGCGCCCGCACCCTGCGCACCGAGGTCGCCGAGGAGCCGGTCCAGGCGGGCGGACCGGTGCTCCACGAGGTCGCCCTCGACCAGGGGTACGCGGAGGAGGAGACCCACCACATCCTGGGCCTGGACCTGTCCCTGCTGCCCCCGGCGCCGGAACCGCCCGCGGGCGTGGAACTGCGGACGTTCCGGGAGTACGCCGACGACCCCCGGCCGGTCTACGAGCTCGACCGGCTGGCCAGCGAGGACGAACCCGGTGCCGTGCCGAGCGTCGGCTTCATGACCTTCGAGGACTGGGTGAACGGGCCCTGGAACCACCCGCTCACCGACCTCGACCTGAGCCTGGTCTTCCTGCACGAGGGCACCCCCGCGGGCATCACCTGCTACGGCTCCGACCGCAGGAGCCGCATGGAGTCGTCGATGACGGGGACCCTGCGCGAGTACCGGGGGCGCGGGCTGGCCGGATACGCCAAGCATGTCGCCCTGCTGCGGGCGCGCGAACAGGGGTTCACCCACGCCGCCACCGGAAACCACGAGAACAATGCGCCCATGCTGGCCATCAACGCCCGGCTCGGCTACGCGCTGCTGGGCAAGGAGACCGGCTACGTCAAACCCGTCGCCTGA
- a CDS encoding NUDIX domain-containing protein — MRLGALPPAYDSVVCLTHRGGRALMVRNRRRAWEFPGGHAEAGEGVVDTARREAAEEAGATLGAVEVAGYYVLADGHVTVVTHAPVLETVPLSGEFETVEVREFDVLPPEESLSWADGLYAHLLRVLDLPGARP, encoded by the coding sequence GTGCGCCTGGGGGCCCTTCCCCCGGCGTACGACTCCGTGGTGTGCCTGACCCACCGGGGCGGCCGAGCGCTGATGGTGCGCAACCGGCGGCGCGCGTGGGAGTTCCCCGGCGGGCACGCCGAGGCCGGGGAGGGCGTCGTGGACACCGCCCGGCGGGAGGCGGCTGAGGAGGCCGGGGCGACCCTGGGCGCGGTGGAGGTCGCCGGGTACTACGTGCTCGCCGACGGGCACGTCACGGTCGTCACCCACGCCCCCGTCCTGGAGACGGTCCCTCTCAGCGGCGAGTTCGAGACGGTCGAGGTGCGGGAGTTCGACGTCCTGCCCCCGGAGGAGAGCCTGTCGTGGGCCGACGGCCTCTACGCCCACCTGCTGCGGGTACTGGACCTGCCCGGCGCCCGCCCCTGA
- a CDS encoding aminoglycoside N(3)-acetyltransferase, with translation MTAAPEPAQDAPRTRVSLARDLAGLGLRPGETVLLHSSLSALGWVCGGAQAVVQALLDTLGPTGTLVVPTQTMDNSDPSQWRNPPVPESWWPTIRDHTPGFDPHATPSAHMGRIPELVRTLPGAVRSPHPQTSFAAVGPRAHALLDHHPLTCRLGDESPLGRLLDARVLLLGTGYDSCTAFHLAEYRVPAPRTEPVGCAIATPDGGRAWAAFTDTALDSDDFPALGEAFEATGAVTTGPVGLTTARLFPVSDAVAFATSWLTAHRPTA, from the coding sequence ATGACCGCCGCGCCCGAACCCGCGCAGGACGCGCCGCGCACCCGCGTCTCCCTCGCCCGCGACCTGGCCGGCCTGGGGTTGCGCCCCGGGGAGACCGTCCTGCTCCACTCCTCCCTCTCCGCCCTGGGCTGGGTGTGCGGCGGCGCCCAGGCCGTCGTCCAGGCGCTCCTGGACACCCTGGGGCCCACCGGCACCCTCGTGGTGCCCACCCAGACGATGGACAACAGCGACCCGTCCCAGTGGCGCAACCCGCCGGTGCCCGAGTCCTGGTGGCCGACCATCCGCGACCACACGCCGGGCTTCGACCCGCACGCCACCCCCAGCGCGCACATGGGGCGGATCCCCGAGCTGGTGCGCACCCTCCCGGGGGCCGTGCGCAGCCCGCACCCGCAGACCTCCTTCGCCGCCGTGGGCCCGCGCGCCCACGCCCTGCTGGACCACCACCCCCTCACCTGCCGCCTGGGCGACGAGTCGCCGCTGGGCCGCCTGCTGGACGCCCGCGTCCTGCTGCTGGGCACCGGCTACGACTCCTGCACCGCCTTCCACCTCGCCGAGTACCGGGTGCCCGCGCCCCGCACCGAACCGGTGGGCTGCGCGATCGCCACCCCCGACGGCGGCCGCGCCTGGGCCGCCTTCACCGACACCGCCCTGGACTCCGACGACTTCCCCGCCCTGGGCGAGGCGTTCGAGGCCACCGGGGCCGTCACCACGGGCCCGGTCGGCTTGACCACCGCACGCCTCTTCCCCGTCTCCGACGCCGTCGCCTTCGCCACCTCCTGGCTCACCGCCCACCGCCCCACCGCCTGA
- a CDS encoding DUF397 domain-containing protein: MKHQDWHKSSYSGAQGDCVEVPEGSITSVRDTRHRELGHLEFAAVEWVAAVGALAEK; encoded by the coding sequence GTGAAGCATCAGGACTGGCACAAGTCCAGCTACAGCGGGGCCCAGGGTGACTGTGTCGAGGTGCCGGAAGGTTCCATCACGTCCGTGCGTGACACCCGGCACCGGGAGCTCGGCCACCTGGAGTTCGCCGCTGTGGAGTGGGTCGCGGCCGTCGGAGCGCTCGCGGAGAAGTGA
- a CDS encoding serine hydrolase domain-containing protein, producing the protein MVMRTMSAAALAVAAVLSWAAPAAAAPVDGLTADAVDARVEAYLEDAPLPGVAVAVTRGSEVVRAAGYGVDSRGEPVGADTPMGMASVSKAFTALVVASLVEEGRLDLDDPVVEHLPEFAVDDPRGARITVRQLLTHTSGMSDRGFREKSEPTPADLEGAVARLAGAGMVADPGAERNYHNPNYHIAARLVEVVEGEPFADVLRERVLLPLGMADTVTVDTARDVFEAGVAPGHVAVLGGARALPEPQGYFNGSGGMVSTAGDMARWLVAQNTGGRTADGGAGVPADAVALTHAAAGGTGPAADSGLGWQVEETGGGAPLLVHGGIQFTYTAHQALLPESGVGIAVMANTGLGAGDASALLWNLVALAEGEGPTGSSAPWLLALDLVCVAAVAAVAAGAVRGVRRAGVWVRDGRRWRRVLGAVGSAAVVAAALAPHRLISPLAGGRDATWVQTLYTVPSVVVLLVAAAVALAVVWAVRLRALAAHRGQDPQRELSGTGATARPGA; encoded by the coding sequence ATGGTGATGAGAACGATGTCGGCGGCGGCTCTGGCGGTGGCGGCGGTCCTGTCGTGGGCGGCGCCCGCGGCGGCCGCGCCCGTGGATGGTCTCACGGCCGATGCGGTGGACGCACGGGTGGAGGCCTACCTGGAGGACGCGCCGCTGCCCGGGGTGGCGGTCGCGGTGACGCGGGGGAGCGAGGTGGTGCGGGCGGCCGGGTACGGGGTCGATTCCCGCGGGGAGCCGGTGGGGGCCGACACCCCGATGGGGATGGCGTCGGTGAGCAAGGCGTTCACCGCCCTCGTGGTGGCGTCGCTGGTGGAGGAGGGGAGGCTGGACCTGGACGACCCCGTGGTCGAGCACCTGCCGGAGTTCGCGGTGGACGACCCGCGCGGTGCGCGGATCACGGTGCGGCAGCTGCTCACGCACACCTCCGGCATGTCCGACCGCGGGTTCCGGGAGAAGAGCGAGCCGACCCCGGCGGACCTGGAGGGCGCGGTGGCGCGGCTGGCCGGCGCCGGGATGGTGGCCGACCCCGGGGCCGAGCGCAACTACCACAACCCGAACTACCACATCGCGGCCCGCCTGGTGGAGGTGGTGGAGGGCGAGCCGTTCGCGGACGTGCTGCGCGAGCGGGTGCTGCTCCCCCTGGGGATGGCCGACACGGTCACGGTGGACACCGCGCGGGACGTGTTCGAGGCCGGGGTCGCCCCCGGGCACGTGGCGGTGCTGGGCGGCGCCCGGGCCCTGCCGGAGCCGCAGGGCTACTTCAACGGCAGCGGTGGCATGGTGTCCACGGCCGGCGACATGGCGCGGTGGCTGGTCGCCCAGAACACCGGCGGCCGTACCGCCGACGGGGGCGCGGGGGTGCCCGCGGACGCGGTGGCGCTGACGCACGCCGCCGCGGGCGGCACGGGCCCGGCGGCCGACTCCGGCCTGGGCTGGCAGGTGGAGGAGACCGGCGGGGGCGCGCCACTGCTGGTGCACGGCGGTATCCAGTTCACCTACACCGCCCACCAGGCCCTGCTGCCGGAGAGCGGGGTGGGGATCGCGGTGATGGCCAACACCGGCCTGGGCGCGGGCGACGCCTCCGCCCTGCTGTGGAACCTGGTGGCCCTGGCCGAGGGGGAGGGGCCGACCGGCTCCTCGGCGCCGTGGCTGCTGGCATTGGACCTGGTGTGCGTCGCCGCGGTGGCGGCCGTGGCCGCCGGGGCGGTGCGCGGGGTGCGCCGTGCCGGGGTGTGGGTGCGGGACGGTCGCCGGTGGCGGCGCGTGCTCGGGGCGGTGGGGTCGGCCGCGGTGGTGGCCGCGGCCCTGGCCCCGCACCGGCTGATCTCGCCGCTGGCGGGAGGTCGCGACGCCACGTGGGTGCAGACCCTGTACACGGTGCCGTCCGTGGTGGTGTTGCTGGTCGCGGCGGCGGTGGCGCTCGCCGTGGTGTGGGCGGTGCGCCTGCGGGCCCTGGCGGCGCACCGCGGACAGGACCCGCAGCGGGAGCTCAGCGGTACCGGGGCGACGGCTCGACCAGGCGCATGA
- a CDS encoding HAD-IIA family hydrolase produces the protein MPLLAAERPLSTIHDAMLLDLDGVVYIGPSAVPAAPEAIDKARAAGARVAYVTNNAGRTPARIAEHLTHLGINATPQDVVTSAEAAARLVAERHPAGSEVLVVGDTGLRQAVRRMGLVPVTIATDSVVAVVQGYSRSVTRDLLDQGTLAVSRGALYVASNADATAPTEWGVTPANGSFVRVIAHATGVEPIIAGKPMRPLHEEGIRRTGARDPLIVGDRLDTDIEGAIVHGAAGLLVLSGVTTPLDLLAAPEHRRPNYLSWDVSGMNDTHPGVDAFHGGTRCGGWTATHTPDGPLLEGSGDRLDGLRALCEAVWANPAVDPAGPAARTALAALGW, from the coding sequence ATGCCCCTGCTCGCCGCCGAGCGCCCCCTGAGCACCATCCACGACGCGATGCTCCTGGACCTGGACGGGGTCGTCTACATCGGCCCGAGCGCGGTGCCGGCCGCCCCCGAGGCGATCGACAAGGCACGGGCCGCGGGGGCGCGGGTGGCCTACGTGACCAACAACGCCGGACGCACCCCGGCCCGCATCGCCGAACACCTCACCCACCTGGGCATCAACGCCACCCCGCAGGACGTGGTGACCTCCGCCGAGGCGGCCGCCCGGCTGGTCGCCGAACGCCACCCGGCCGGCTCGGAGGTCCTGGTGGTCGGCGACACCGGGCTGCGCCAGGCGGTGCGCCGCATGGGACTCGTCCCGGTCACCATCGCCACCGACTCCGTGGTCGCCGTGGTGCAGGGCTACTCCCGCTCCGTGACCCGGGACCTCCTCGACCAGGGCACGCTGGCGGTGTCGCGCGGCGCCCTCTACGTCGCCAGCAACGCCGACGCCACCGCCCCCACCGAATGGGGCGTCACCCCGGCCAACGGGTCCTTCGTCCGGGTGATCGCGCACGCCACGGGAGTGGAGCCGATCATCGCGGGCAAGCCCATGCGCCCCCTCCACGAGGAGGGCATCCGGCGCACGGGGGCCCGCGACCCGCTCATCGTCGGCGACCGCCTGGACACCGACATCGAGGGCGCGATCGTGCACGGCGCCGCGGGCCTGCTGGTGCTGTCGGGGGTGACCACCCCGCTGGACCTGCTCGCCGCCCCGGAGCACCGGCGGCCCAACTACCTGTCCTGGGACGTGTCGGGCATGAACGACACCCACCCGGGCGTCGACGCCTTCCACGGCGGTACCCGCTGCGGGGGCTGGACGGCGACCCACACCCCCGACGGCCCGCTCCTGGAGGGCTCCGGCGACCGCCTCGACGGCCTGCGCGCCCTGTGCGAGGCCGTGTGGGCGAACCCGGCGGTGGACCCGGCCGGCCCGGCCGCACGCACCGCCCTGGCCGCCCTGGGCTGGTGA
- a CDS encoding DUF1015 domain-containing protein gives MPRQPLGLEPFRGLRYTDGDLDRFIDGGFDLARLLAPPYDVPDAEEARALQRSDPHNAARVTLPFELSRASADGTEGAIPRRYRAAAALLHDWVATGVLSPDPRPALYVYEQVTADGRRQRGLIGNLRLPDEGSESAVLPHEDVADAPVHDRFTLMGVARANLEPIFLLYRGAGGAASAVTEAVADPPLVEARTRDGSEHRLWAVTDPADHARVAADLAGRSALIADGHHRYAAYRRLHAAHGDPGWRYGLALLVDSDTHPPRLGAIHRVLPGLHPEEAVAAARSVAAVEAVDGVSPRVYEGVEGPALVLASPDGGAHLVHGFDGDTLARAMPGRSEQWRRLPTAALHEVLLPLWGVPEEAVRMVHDDPGEAVAAAHHEKGTAVIVPALDVHLVYDIAGQGELTPRKSTSFGPKPRTGLVMRLVEPSPRYR, from the coding sequence ATGCCACGCCAACCTCTCGGGCTGGAACCCTTCCGCGGTCTGCGCTACACCGACGGAGACCTCGACCGGTTCATCGACGGGGGATTCGACCTCGCCCGTCTGCTGGCCCCGCCCTACGACGTTCCCGACGCCGAGGAGGCGCGGGCCCTGCAACGGTCCGACCCGCACAACGCCGCCCGGGTCACCCTGCCCTTCGAGCTCAGCCGCGCCAGCGCCGACGGCACCGAAGGGGCGATCCCCCGCCGGTACCGCGCCGCCGCCGCGCTGCTGCACGACTGGGTCGCCACCGGCGTGCTCTCCCCCGACCCCCGCCCGGCCCTGTACGTGTACGAGCAGGTCACCGCGGACGGCCGCCGCCAGCGCGGGCTGATCGGCAACCTGCGCCTGCCCGACGAGGGGTCCGAATCCGCGGTCCTGCCCCACGAGGACGTCGCCGACGCGCCCGTGCACGACCGGTTCACCCTCATGGGGGTGGCCCGGGCCAACCTCGAACCCATCTTCCTGCTGTACCGCGGCGCGGGCGGCGCCGCCTCCGCCGTCACCGAGGCCGTCGCCGACCCGCCCCTGGTGGAGGCCCGCACCCGCGACGGCTCCGAGCACCGCCTGTGGGCGGTCACCGACCCCGCCGACCACGCCCGGGTGGCCGCCGACCTGGCCGGCCGGTCCGCGCTCATCGCCGACGGCCACCACCGCTACGCCGCCTACCGCCGTCTGCACGCCGCCCACGGCGACCCCGGCTGGCGGTACGGGCTGGCCCTGCTCGTGGACAGCGACACCCACCCGCCCCGCCTGGGCGCCATCCACCGGGTCCTGCCGGGCCTGCACCCGGAGGAGGCCGTCGCGGCCGCCCGCTCCGTCGCCGCGGTCGAGGCCGTGGACGGGGTGTCCCCCCGTGTGTACGAGGGGGTGGAGGGCCCCGCGCTGGTGCTGGCCTCCCCCGACGGCGGGGCCCACCTGGTGCACGGCTTCGACGGCGACACCCTGGCCCGGGCCATGCCCGGCCGCTCCGAGCAGTGGCGGCGCCTGCCCACCGCGGCCCTGCACGAGGTCCTGCTGCCGCTGTGGGGCGTCCCCGAGGAGGCGGTGCGCATGGTCCACGACGACCCCGGCGAGGCGGTGGCCGCCGCCCACCACGAGAAGGGCACCGCTGTGATCGTGCCCGCCCTGGACGTCCACCTGGTCTACGACATCGCCGGGCAGGGCGAGCTCACCCCGCGCAAGTCCACCTCGTTCGGGCCCAAGCCGCGCACCGGGCTGGTCATGCGCCTGGTCGAGCCGTCGCCCCGGTACCGCTGA
- a CDS encoding SCP2 sterol-binding domain-containing protein, with product MNSIDACLEGIAKLNERILAEPEAERRRVIVERSVSVLVPDLGTVFDMRLTADGLSDITHRPQEAPAPRAQVHITVGSDDLVDLADGRLDPARALLTRRVRVDASMGDLLRMRKLL from the coding sequence ATGAACAGCATCGACGCATGCCTGGAGGGCATCGCGAAGCTCAACGAGCGGATCCTCGCCGAACCCGAGGCCGAACGCCGCCGGGTCATCGTCGAGCGCTCCGTCAGCGTGCTCGTCCCCGACCTGGGCACCGTGTTCGACATGCGGCTGACCGCCGACGGCCTCAGCGACATCACCCACCGCCCCCAAGAGGCTCCGGCGCCCCGGGCCCAGGTGCACATCACCGTCGGCAGCGACGACCTCGTCGACCTCGCCGACGGGCGGCTGGACCCGGCCCGCGCCCTCCTGACCCGCCGGGTCAGGGTCGACGCCAGCATGGGCGACCTGCTGCGCATGCGCAAACTCCTGTGA
- a CDS encoding helix-turn-helix domain-containing protein translates to MPQNPHKQWISFGQEIRRNRLELGISQAELGKRIQVSGAMVGHLERAIRVATRDQVDALEAVFATEGSLLRRWSSAIKSRSVPDWFQNALASEGRAEQTFQYQSILVPGLLQIPSYAEALVRAWQPQASDEEVDQIVQTRTRRLAALLPRKAALWFVVDEVVVTHPVGSLTVMADQLEHIAELADRRSIRFQVLPQRLLHPGICPPFRLMFLREEQAVVFVEHALGDVARSGTQDVAHMRTLFGAMQADALPPSDSIERIREIRKDLMA, encoded by the coding sequence ATGCCGCAGAATCCCCATAAGCAATGGATCTCATTCGGCCAGGAAATACGACGAAACCGCCTTGAACTGGGCATTTCTCAGGCGGAGCTGGGCAAGCGCATCCAGGTGAGCGGCGCCATGGTCGGGCACCTGGAAAGGGCGATACGTGTAGCGACACGGGATCAAGTGGACGCCCTGGAAGCCGTCTTCGCTACAGAGGGAAGCCTGCTCAGGCGGTGGTCCTCCGCTATCAAGAGCAGAAGTGTGCCGGACTGGTTCCAGAACGCCCTGGCGAGTGAAGGTCGGGCCGAGCAGACCTTCCAGTACCAGTCGATCCTCGTTCCAGGGCTGCTTCAGATCCCCTCCTACGCCGAGGCCCTGGTGCGTGCGTGGCAGCCTCAGGCCTCGGATGAGGAGGTCGACCAGATCGTCCAGACCCGCACGAGGCGGCTGGCGGCCCTACTCCCTCGAAAGGCGGCGCTATGGTTCGTGGTGGACGAAGTAGTGGTCACGCATCCGGTAGGGTCGCTCACCGTTATGGCCGATCAGTTGGAGCACATCGCTGAGCTGGCGGATCGGAGGAGCATCCGCTTCCAGGTCCTGCCGCAGCGGTTGCTGCACCCGGGCATCTGCCCTCCGTTCCGCCTCATGTTCCTGCGTGAGGAACAGGCGGTCGTGTTCGTAGAACACGCCTTGGGTGACGTGGCGCGGAGTGGCACGCAGGATGTGGCCCATATGCGGACGTTGTTCGGAGCAATGCAAGCGGATGCGCTTCCTCCCTCGGACTCCATTGAGCGAATTCGTGAGATCAGGAAGGATCTGATGGCGTGA
- a CDS encoding single-stranded DNA-binding protein — protein sequence MRENGLRSAGRGARAAQGTDPGEDPGRDGGHRNEVLLVGRITAEPVFREMANGNRLASWRMCMARPPREGVSGRRSDAVYCVGFDPGLHPELVEWRLGDVVRVTGALRRRFWHGRAEERSTCEVEARTVALVRRSRPADGDLPAAAFPRATEEGAGR from the coding sequence ATGCGGGAGAACGGTCTGCGGAGCGCGGGGCGGGGCGCACGGGCGGCGCAGGGCACGGACCCGGGGGAGGACCCCGGCCGGGACGGCGGGCACCGCAACGAGGTGCTGCTGGTGGGGCGCATCACCGCCGAGCCGGTGTTCCGGGAGATGGCGAACGGGAACCGCCTGGCCAGCTGGCGGATGTGCATGGCCAGGCCCCCGCGCGAGGGGGTGTCGGGGCGCCGCTCCGACGCGGTCTACTGTGTCGGCTTCGACCCCGGGCTGCATCCGGAGCTGGTGGAGTGGCGGCTGGGCGACGTCGTCCGGGTGACGGGGGCGCTGCGCCGCCGGTTCTGGCACGGGCGGGCGGAGGAGCGCAGTACGTGCGAGGTGGAGGCGCGGACCGTGGCTCTGGTGCGCCGCTCGCGGCCGGCCGACGGGGACCTCCCCGCCGCCGCGTTCCCGCGCGCGACGGAGGAAGGGGCCGGGCGATGA
- a CDS encoding DUF397 domain-containing protein yields MKHQDWHKSTYSGGNGGDCVEVSEGSTTAVRDTRHQELGHLEFAAVEWVAAVGALAEK; encoded by the coding sequence GTGAAGCATCAGGACTGGCACAAATCAACCTATAGCGGAGGAAATGGCGGAGACTGTGTCGAGGTCTCGGAAGGTTCCACCACGGCCGTGCGCGACACCCGGCACCAGGAGCTCGGCCACCTCGAGTTCGCCGCTGTGGAGTGGGTCGCGGCCGTCGGAGCGCTCGCGGAGAAGTGA